The window TTTTTCAAGGCATTGTTTATGTTTCGAATCAAATTATTGCTACCGGATTTCATTTTATTGTTGTAATGAATTCTACAATAATCATCACAAAACCGTTTGTCAGCCCTTCCGTTTAGAGGGGCTCCACAATCTATACAATTTTGAATTCGAGGAGACATCTTCAATAAAAACGCTTATTTAAACTTAATATAAGCATAAAATAAATTTAAAAAAACGTTTGTAAACGTTTACAAACGTTTACAAACGGAAATAAACGTTTATCATCGGGCTAAATACTGCTACTCCCCCCAACTTTGTACTGTTCCAAAATCGGAAACAAATTTATCTTTTCACACTAAATAATATTATCATGAACAGTATTAGAAACAATGTACAATTGATTGGAAGGTTAGGTGCTAAAGCGGATTACAAAACAGTAAAAGGAGACACTCCCATGGTGAAACTAAACCTTGCCACTAACGAGTTTTATAAAAACAACAAAGGCGAAAAAGTGGAGGAAACCTACTGGCACAACTTGGTTGCCTTTGGAAAAACGGCTGAAATTATTAATAAATACACCGACAAAGGTTCTGAAATATGCATTCAGGGAAAACTGGTCAATAGGTCTTATGAAGACAAGGATGGACAAAAAAAATACATAACAGAAGTCCAGATTAACGATGTATTGCTTATGGGAGATAAGTCCAAGGCCTGATTCAACCAAACAAAAATCCTAGATTTAGAAAGCATTTGCTATCGTCTAGGATTTTTTCTTGATTCTAATATCTTATACCCAGCAGTTTGAACCAAACGATAGGCACAAACACTATAGATAGCAGCTATTATTTATTCGATATAATAGTATCTAATCCAAATTATTTCTTCTTTGATTTAGGTTTTCATAATCCTCGCGTTTTTATCTTTTTTAAACTTATCTTTTTACCTTTATTAATTATTGGTTTAGGTTAATTAAAATAGCTAATCCCAACAAATCCCAGTCTCTTTTGGAGGCAATATGGTTTCATAAAACCCGATAAAAAAAAAAATATGATTGTACACCAAGTATTCTTTTGGCTTCACCAGCCTGAAAAAGATTTAAACGCAGTGCTTGAAGGTTGCAAAGCAATTGCACAGGCAGTTAGTGTAAAAAGTTACGCCATAGGCAAACCGGCTGCTACGGAAAAAAGAGAAGTAATAGATGATAGCTACGATATTGCCCTAATGGTTAATTTTGAAAGCATTGAGGATCACGACCAATATCAAGTAGATCCCATTCACCTTAAATTTATAAAAGACCACAAAGAAAAATGGGCTTCTGTCAAGATTTATGATTTCGAAGTTTAATAAATGAG of the Cyclobacterium marinum DSM 745 genome contains:
- a CDS encoding Dabb family protein yields the protein MIVHQVFFWLHQPEKDLNAVLEGCKAIAQAVSVKSYAIGKPAATEKREVIDDSYDIALMVNFESIEDHDQYQVDPIHLKFIKDHKEKWASVKIYDFEV
- a CDS encoding single-stranded DNA-binding protein, with translation MNSIRNNVQLIGRLGAKADYKTVKGDTPMVKLNLATNEFYKNNKGEKVEETYWHNLVAFGKTAEIINKYTDKGSEICIQGKLVNRSYEDKDGQKKYITEVQINDVLLMGDKSKA